From a single Gadus morhua chromosome 3, gadMor3.0, whole genome shotgun sequence genomic region:
- the fam114a1 gene encoding protein NOXP20 isoform X2 yields MSQAVPDDTPVHLSDPDPALHDEAPGIEPTGPEEHGNTDPAASVTTTPLSPVAPEGPEVPEGPQAHAAGGAGGSGSGPAEPHPSEQDTEGLPVVCDQPVSLEPDTSAAPETDVEISPQDKETGWGGWGSWGKSLLTSASSSVGQSLSSVKEKAGGALRLHRTSVGEEVQEEGRSEGGGEEGQAEASESPPPSAAVASRGVFSTLTHAVQNTGKTVLSGGLDALEFIGKKTMTVLAESDPGFKKTKTLMQKTVSLSQMLKEAKEKERARLGCHPINEPTAHYGILFDDFQGLSHLEALEILSNESEAKVQAFLSSLEEVELEVLKKELIAIKDIFIKQYEEEEEEGGGEEEETEQGDREKSTEGAGEGQMKDNAADGEEFVSVLTELLFDLHVAATPDKLNKARMRAHDWVRKVEEPVATVCSETEGQPGGEATTGGRAEEMEEGEVEEAADGVERKEATSGDAEGTEDDFRSVEAVYMSSISSLAEVTARSIEQLHKVAELILHGQDLEKPAREQAQVLTRLTTAMSNEVGCLAKRFSDTLLTVGGQRKAEEVNPLLDSVLLEGSNSTTYIQNALQLLLPVLQVSHIQTQQSRPGPELPAQTGH; encoded by the exons ATGTCCCAAGCCGTTCCCGATGACACCCCGGTCCACCTCTCCGACCCCGACCCTGCCCTCCATGACGAGGCACCCGGCATCGAACCCACTGGACCCGAGGAGCACGGCAACACGGACCCGGCGGCCTCCGTGACCACAACACCCTTGTCCCCGGTGGCCCCTGAGGGCCCTGAGGTCCCTGAGGGCCCCCAGGCGCACGCTGCTGGGGGGGCCGGCGGCTCAGGGTCCGGTCCGGCTGAACCACACCCGTCGGAGCAGGACACCGAGGGGCTGCCGGTGGTGTGTGACCAGCCGGTGAGCCTGGAGCCAGACACCAGCGCCGCGCCGGAGACAGACGTGGAG atctCTCCTCAGGATAAAGAGACAggatgggggggctgggggtcatGGGGGAAGTCTCTACTGACCAGTGCCAGCTCCTCTGTGG gtCAGAGTCTGAGTTCGGTCAAGGAGAAGGCCGGAGGAGCTCTGCGCCTCCATAGGACctctgtgggggaggaggtgcaggaggaggggaggagcgagggaggaggtgaagaagggcAGGCTGAGGCCAGCGagagtccccccccctctgctgctgTAGCAAGCAGAGGAGTCTTCTCCACTCTCACACATGCCGTGCAGAACACT GGTAAGACAGTGCTGAGCGGGGGTCTGGATGCCTTAGAGTTTATTGGAAAGAAGACGATGACAGTTCTGGCCGAGAGCGACCCAGGATTCAAGAAGACCAAAACTCTGATGCAGAAAACGGTCTCTCTCAGCCAG ATGCTAAAGGAAGCCAAGGAGAAGGAGCGGGCCCGCCTGGGCTGCCATCCAATCAACGAGCCAACAGCCCACTACGGCATCCTGTTTGACGACTTCCAGGGCCTCTCACACTTGGAGGCCCTTGAGATCCTATCTAATGAGAGCGAAGCAAAG GTCCAAgccttcctctcttccctggaggaagtggagctggaggtgctgAAGAAGGAGCTAATCGCCATCAAGGACATCTTCATCAAACAgtatgaagaggaggaggaggagggggggggagaggaggaggagaccgaaCAGGGAGACCGAGAGAAGTCCacggagggagcaggagaggggcAGATGAAGGATAACG ctgCGGACGGAGAGGAGTTTGTGAGTGTGCTCACCGAGCTGCTCTTTGACCTCCACGTTGCTGCCACACCAGACAAACTGAACAAG GCTAGGATGAGGGCCCACGACTGGGTGAGAAAGGTGGAGGAGCCTGTCGCCACCGTTTGCTCAGAAACAGAGGGGCAGCCTGGAGGAGAGGCCACCACTGGAGGAAGggcggaggagatggaggaaggagaggtggaggaggcagcAGATGGTGTGGAAAGGAAGGAGGCGACGAGCGGTGATGCGGAGGGGACAGAGGATGACTTCAGATCCGTTGAG GCCGTGTACATGTCGTCTATAAGCAGCCTGGCAGAGGTCACCGCCCGCAGTATCGAGCAGCTCCACAAGGTGGCAGAGCTGATCCTCCACGGCCAGGACCTGGAGAAGCCAGCCAGGGAGCAGGCGCAGGTCCTCACaag GTTGACCACCGCTATGTCTAATGAGGTCGGCTGTTTGGCCAAGAGGTTCTCTGACACACTGCTGACTGTcggg
- the fam114a1 gene encoding protein NOXP20 isoform X1 — MSQAVPDDTPVHLSDPDPALHDEAPGIEPTGPEEHGNTDPAASVTTTPLSPVAPEGPEVPEGPQAHAAGGAGGSGSGPAEPHPSEQDTEGLPVVCDQPVSLEPDTSAAPETDVEISPQDKETGWGGWGSWGKSLLTSASSSVGQSLSSVKEKAGGALRLHRTSVGEEVQEEGRSEGGGEEGQAEASESPPPSAAVASRGVFSTLTHAVQNTGKTVLSGGLDALEFIGKKTMTVLAESDPGFKKTKTLMQKTVSLSQMLKEAKEKERARLGCHPINEPTAHYGILFDDFQGLSHLEALEILSNESEAKVQAFLSSLEEVELEVLKKELIAIKDIFIKQYEEEEEEGGGEEEETEQGDREKSTEGAGEGQMKDNGEPSSQIHCSLPLSADGEEFVSVLTELLFDLHVAATPDKLNKARMRAHDWVRKVEEPVATVCSETEGQPGGEATTGGRAEEMEEGEVEEAADGVERKEATSGDAEGTEDDFRSVEAVYMSSISSLAEVTARSIEQLHKVAELILHGQDLEKPAREQAQVLTRLTTAMSNEVGCLAKRFSDTLLTVGGQRKAEEVNPLLDSVLLEGSNSTTYIQNALQLLLPVLQVSHIQTQQSRPGPELPAQTGH; from the exons ATGTCCCAAGCCGTTCCCGATGACACCCCGGTCCACCTCTCCGACCCCGACCCTGCCCTCCATGACGAGGCACCCGGCATCGAACCCACTGGACCCGAGGAGCACGGCAACACGGACCCGGCGGCCTCCGTGACCACAACACCCTTGTCCCCGGTGGCCCCTGAGGGCCCTGAGGTCCCTGAGGGCCCCCAGGCGCACGCTGCTGGGGGGGCCGGCGGCTCAGGGTCCGGTCCGGCTGAACCACACCCGTCGGAGCAGGACACCGAGGGGCTGCCGGTGGTGTGTGACCAGCCGGTGAGCCTGGAGCCAGACACCAGCGCCGCGCCGGAGACAGACGTGGAG atctCTCCTCAGGATAAAGAGACAggatgggggggctgggggtcatGGGGGAAGTCTCTACTGACCAGTGCCAGCTCCTCTGTGG gtCAGAGTCTGAGTTCGGTCAAGGAGAAGGCCGGAGGAGCTCTGCGCCTCCATAGGACctctgtgggggaggaggtgcaggaggaggggaggagcgagggaggaggtgaagaagggcAGGCTGAGGCCAGCGagagtccccccccctctgctgctgTAGCAAGCAGAGGAGTCTTCTCCACTCTCACACATGCCGTGCAGAACACT GGTAAGACAGTGCTGAGCGGGGGTCTGGATGCCTTAGAGTTTATTGGAAAGAAGACGATGACAGTTCTGGCCGAGAGCGACCCAGGATTCAAGAAGACCAAAACTCTGATGCAGAAAACGGTCTCTCTCAGCCAG ATGCTAAAGGAAGCCAAGGAGAAGGAGCGGGCCCGCCTGGGCTGCCATCCAATCAACGAGCCAACAGCCCACTACGGCATCCTGTTTGACGACTTCCAGGGCCTCTCACACTTGGAGGCCCTTGAGATCCTATCTAATGAGAGCGAAGCAAAG GTCCAAgccttcctctcttccctggaggaagtggagctggaggtgctgAAGAAGGAGCTAATCGCCATCAAGGACATCTTCATCAAACAgtatgaagaggaggaggaggagggggggggagaggaggaggagaccgaaCAGGGAGACCGAGAGAAGTCCacggagggagcaggagaggggcAGATGAAGGATAACGGTGAACCTAGTTCCCAAATACACTGTTCTCTCCCCCTGT ctgCGGACGGAGAGGAGTTTGTGAGTGTGCTCACCGAGCTGCTCTTTGACCTCCACGTTGCTGCCACACCAGACAAACTGAACAAG GCTAGGATGAGGGCCCACGACTGGGTGAGAAAGGTGGAGGAGCCTGTCGCCACCGTTTGCTCAGAAACAGAGGGGCAGCCTGGAGGAGAGGCCACCACTGGAGGAAGggcggaggagatggaggaaggagaggtggaggaggcagcAGATGGTGTGGAAAGGAAGGAGGCGACGAGCGGTGATGCGGAGGGGACAGAGGATGACTTCAGATCCGTTGAG GCCGTGTACATGTCGTCTATAAGCAGCCTGGCAGAGGTCACCGCCCGCAGTATCGAGCAGCTCCACAAGGTGGCAGAGCTGATCCTCCACGGCCAGGACCTGGAGAAGCCAGCCAGGGAGCAGGCGCAGGTCCTCACaag GTTGACCACCGCTATGTCTAATGAGGTCGGCTGTTTGGCCAAGAGGTTCTCTGACACACTGCTGACTGTcggg